A window from Mangifera indica cultivar Alphonso chromosome 2, CATAS_Mindica_2.1, whole genome shotgun sequence encodes these proteins:
- the LOC123208394 gene encoding disease resistance protein At4g27190-like has translation MVDVAGSIGGVVSPLLQVGEWLAAPIWRQFKYVFNYRSNFNSLQEQVDKLKNTRDEAQRKVTAAERNVQEIKQNVKNWQKDVEKTIIEAEQLIQEKANNPRCFKGLCPNFIIHYKQSNKAFKLKRDDIAPLHQQEKDLDPVSYPTNPPKIWLRSSEDYLAFESRNSTMKNVWDALNDNNVFMIGVYGMGGLGKTTLVQEAGRKAKEKKLFEDIVFVEISESLNIEKIQTTIADNLGLEFKNKSDRADELYARMNGKNILLILDNIWEPLEFEKMIGIPCGAGRGRNKLLFTTRNKNVLERMDSTNNFGMHFLKDDEAWTLFTKMAGDVSQTRELNSLPNDVCKECGGLPIVICTIAKALRNKSERSWWENALGLLQPPPPTNFTRPLEESYKKIKLSYDYLEDDKLKKTFIICSLMENDASILDLLKNIKSMGILEGSKLTIKEAMSRLEVWVDELKDRCLLLDGGSKRRFSMHDVIRVVAVTCAYIDYHVDTEKNDVEKEWKDKDKLGLCTTISLVGNDIITQLWPEGLNCLKLEFFQASQMGSSFQIPEGFLIMMPKLKVLNLFEMQQSLLSLSIDCLTNLQTLCLDGSKIEDVTVIEKLKKLKVLSLRNTLIEEFHTNMGQLTQLELLDLSYCRKLKVIAPNVISQLSKLEAFYIKSCSIEWNHGLLEEVKRLSKLTILELDVEDINVLPKRFFSKELKRYNISIGRWQWFLFGNDQLECWRTLQFKFNSTTCLEKLHEIKNVEALLLDESSNEENDIEASKVILQSNETKPLFNKKVTLTDLMSLKLINITFGKIWESQLSTSSYENLTWFSLERCDKIKYVFPFYITKSLQQLRCLKIHYCKVLEKIVEEEEEEEQGIEIVNSIFPHITQLMLRDLPKLTVFYQRAHVLELPLLKELEIEKCPNFTSRYEGFQDNNEKDEVQVSESKSICLKHKINSDLEAIRLGDYWEGDVREINWLSESKTLEISHTNISVGLLQRFYNLEVLFVASNDRLMSPLSFLTYFQNLTILKISYCHGLIKRLITPSMTESLVQLREMRIRGCGLLTEIVENEGDETTIEIVFNNLNKLSLENLNCLTCFCSGNCSFNFPSLEELIIKDCPTMKTFSSGSLSTPKLHNVHYRKSWRDEKKLVKIGENDLNTITQQANKKKVNSALEKLTLSGKYIISIWQGDFEENFGKVKSLKLINDEHAYIPIHILMKFITLERLKLKVSSYEEIFSYEEGEEHVGALAQLKFLKLWGLFNLKCIWKQDFQFKSILQNLCDLTVAYCHNLMTLLPCSSSFKNLTTLEVIYCNGLQNLIASSIAKSLVCLEELKIRECEMMIEVLANEGDKEEDEIVFEKLKELTLVKLKSLTCFYSGNCALNFPFLESLNVSKCFKMKTFSGEGLDMPRLQKVNKKVCTNDLDSIIQQLQNDCSEFCDRMRNKRIKELIWSPLLRSLPSSNSQI, from the exons atggttgatgttgCTGGGAGTATCGGTGGTGTGGTGAGTCCACTCCTTCAAGTTGGCGAGTGGTTGGCTGCTCCGATTTGGCGTCAATTTAAGTACGTGTTCAACTACAGGAGCAACTTTAACAGTCTCCAAGAACAAGTTGATAAGCTGAAGAATACAAGAGACGAAGCTCAACGTAAGGTCACTGCAGCTGAAAGAAATGTGCAAGAGATCAAACAGAATGTCAAAAACTGGCAGAAGGATGTGGAGAAGACCATTATTGAAGCAGAGCAGCTGATTCAAGAGAAAGCAAACAACCCTCGATGTTTCAAGGGATTGTGCCCCAACTTCATCATCCACTACAAACAAAGCAACAAAGCATTCAAATTAAAGCGAGATGATATTGCTCCACTCCACCAGCAAGAAAAGGATTTGGATCCAGTTTCCTATCCTACTAATCCACCGAAGATCTGGCTTAGATCTAGTGAAGATTATTTGGcttttgaatcaagaaactcCACAATGAAGAATGTTTGGGATGCTTTAAATGATAACAATGTCTTCATGATTGGTGTTTACGGGATGGGTGGTCTTGGGAAGACTACTCTTGTGCAAGAAGCCGGTAGGAAAGCCAAGGAGAAAAAGCTCTTTGAGGACATTGTCTTTGTAGAG ATATCTGAATCTCTTAATATAGAGAAGATTCAAACAACAATTGCAGACAACTTGGGTCTggaatttaaaaacaaaagtgACAGAGCAGATGAGCTATATGCAAGAATGAATGGCaagaatattcttttaattctaGATAATATTTGGGAACCTCTAGAATTTGAAAAGATGATAGGAATTCCTTGCGGAGCTGGTCGTGGAAGAAATAAACTTTTGTTCAcaacaagaaacaaaaatgtGTTGGAGAGAATGGATTCTACAAATAATTTTGGGATGCACTTTTTAAAGGATGATGAAGCTTGGACCTTATTCACCAAAATGGCAG GTGACGTTAGTCAAACACGTGAATTGAATTCTTTACCAAATGATGTATGCAAAGAATGTGGAGGTTTGCCGATTGTCATTTGTACAATAGCAAAAGCATTAAGGAATAAGAGCGAAAGATCTTGGTGGGAAAATGCTTTGGGACTACTACAACCGCCTCCCCCTACAAACTTCACTAGACCTTTGGAAGAGTCATATAAAAAGATTAAGTTGAGTTATGATTATTTAGAAGATGACAAGCTCAagaaaacttttataatttgtaGTTTAATGGAAAATGACGCTTCCATTTTAGActtattgaaaaatatcaaaagcaTGGGGATACTTGAAGGATCTAAGTTAACCATAAAAGAAGCAATGAGTAGACTAGAGGTCTGGGTCGATGAACTCAAAGACCGTTGTTTACTACTTGATGGAGGAAGTAAAAGAAGATTTTCTATGCATGATGTTATTCGTGTTGTTGCTGTAACATGTGCATACATAGACTACCATGTTGATACAGAGAAAAATGATGTTGAAAAGGAATGGAAGGATAAAGATAAGCTTGGATTATGCACAACAATCTCATTAGTCGGTAATGATATTATTACTCAACTTTGGCCTGAAGGATTAAATTGtctaaaacttgaattttttcaGGCAAGTCAGATGGGTTCTTCTTTCCAAATCCCTGAGGGCTTTCTCATTATGATGCCTAAGCTCaaagtattaaatttatttgaaatgcAACAGTCATTGTTGTCATTATCAATTGATTGTTTGACTAACCTTCAAACATTGTGTTTAGATGGTAGCAAAATTGAAGATGTTACTGTTATCGAAAAACTTAAGAAGCTAAAGGTCCTTAGCTTGCGAAATACTTTGATTGAGGAGTTTCATACAAATATGGGTCAATTGACACAATTAGAGTTATTAGATTTGAGCTATTGTAGAAAGTTGAAAGTTATTGCTCCAAATGTGATATCTCAGTTATCCAAATTGGAAGCATTTTATATAAAGTCATGTTCTATTGAGTGGAACCATGGATTACTTGAGGAAGTGAAGCGGTTGTCCAAGCTCACCATTTTGGAATTGGATGTTGAAGATATCAATGTGTTGCCTAAACGCTTTTTTTCCAAAGAGCTTAAAAGGTACAACATATCAATTGGCCGATGGCAGTGGTTTCTTTTTGGAAACGACCAACTTGAGTGTTGGAGGAcattacaatttaaatttaattctaccACTTGCTTAGAAAAATTACATGAAATCAAGAATGTTGAAGCTTTGCTATTGGACGAATCTTCAAATGAAGAGAATGATATTGAGGCTTCAAAAGTTATTTTGCAATCCAATGAAACCAAGCCactttttaacaaaaag GTTACTTTGACTGATTTgatgagtttgaaattgatcAACATTACCTTTGGAAAGATTTGGGAGAGTCAGCTTTCAACTTCTTCTTATGAAAATTTGACATGGTTTAGTTTAGAAagatgtgataaaataaaatatgtgtttccATTTTACATAACTAAAAGCCTCCAACAACTTCGATGTCTTAAGATACATTATTGTAAGGTTTTGGAGaagattgttgaagaagaagaagaagaagaacaaggaATAGAAATTGTTAATTCTATATTTCCACATATAACTCAATTGATGCTTCGAGATTTACCCAAGCTTACTGTGTTCTATCAAAGAGCACATGTTTTGGAATTACCATTGTTAAAAGAGTTGGAGATAGAAAAATGTCCAAACTTCACTTCAAGATATGAAGGCTTCCAAGATAATAATGAGAAGGATGAAGTTCAAGTTTCAGAGTCAAAATCCATTTGTTTGAAACATAAG ATTAATTCTGATTTGGAGGCAATTAGATTGGGGGATTATTGGGAAGGGGATGTGAGAGAAATCAATTGGTTGAGTGAATCTAAAACTCTTGAAATCTCCCACACTAATATTTCAGTTGGACTCCTTCAAAGATTTTACAATCTTGAAGTTCTATTTGTAGCTTCCAATGATAGATTGATGAGTCCACTGTCATTCTTAACCTATTTCCAGAATCTTACAATTCTGAAAATAAGTTATTGCCATGGGTTGATAAAGAGGTTAATAACACCTTCAATGACTGAAAGCTTGGTGCAACtaagagaaatgagaataaGAGGTTGTGGATTGCTTACTGAAATAGTAGAAAACGAGGGAGATGAAACAacaattgaaattgtttttaacaatttgaacaagttgtcacttgaaaatttaaattgtcTCACATGTTTTTGTTCTGGAAATTGCTCTTTCAATTTTCCATCTTTGGAAgagttaattataaaagattgtCCAACTATGAAGACTTTCTCTTCAGGAAGCTTAAGCACACCAAAGTTACACAATGTCCATTATAGGAAGTCTTGGAGAGATGAGAAGAAGCTAGTAAAGATTGGGGAGAATGACTTGAATACAATTACAcaacaagcaaacaaaaaaaag gttAACTCTGCTTTGGAGAAATTGACATTAAGTGgaaaatatatcatatcaatttgGCAAGGAGACTTTGAAGAGAACTTTGGCAAAGTAAAATCTCTTAAATTGATTAATGATGAGCATGCATATATTCCAATTCATATCCTTATGAAATTTATCACTCTTGAAAGACTCAAATTAAAAGTGAGTTCATACGAAGAGATATTCTCATATGAAGAAGGTGAGGAACATGTTGGAGCACTTGCacaattaaaatttctaaaattgtggggactttttaatttaaagtgcaTCTGGAAACAAGACTTTCAGTTCAaatcaattcttcaaaatctttgTGATTTAACTGTAGCATATTGTCACAATTTGATGACTCTACTGCCATGTTCatcatcattcaaaaatcttaCTACTTTGGAGGTGATCTACTGTAATGGATTGCAAAACTTAATTGCATCCTCAATAGCCAAAAGTCTAGTATGTTTAGAAGAGTTGAAAATAAGAGAATGTGAAATGATGATAGAAGTATTAGCAAATGAAGGAGACAAAGaggaagatgaaattgtttttgagaaaCTTAAGGAGTTGACCTTGGTAAAATTAAAAAGTCTCACATGCTTCTATTCTGGGAATTGCGCCTTAAATTTCCCATTCTTGGAATCATTAAATGTGTCTAAATGCTTCAAGATGAAAACTTTCTCTGGAGAAGGCTTAGACATGCCAAGGTTACAGAAGGTGAATAAAAAAGTTTGTACAAATGACCTCGATTCAATcatacaacaattacaaaatg ATTGTTCAGAGTTCTGTGATAGAATGAGAAACAAACGTATAAAAGAACTTATATG GTCCCCCCTACTTCGGTCTCTCCCATCCTCGAACTCTCAAATATG A
- the LOC123196570 gene encoding altered inheritance rate of mitochondria protein 25-like isoform X1, translating into MGFRSFSKICKTVEKISAFSSNVNRQQKGIWNSAKIRVLDRGCWEARFLEQKEGFRATGFTDSTVQGNVLGRFKGNSVQLKRFFGSSAGNGGQLDRDFLAQLWIADRKLEKSRDKRRRKVVQSKNYGEQVYDAGPQGRWFSGSAVPEENSYEQGKPVLRQPPVSQSITDLFKPACPEEVQVAPLLARSNLLITRDIEWANLVLGFEQENRYAVVDVCYPQSPVGFIREQSNVIARQLLRLRRPFVAYITDGMGNELFRVRRPFWWITSSIYAEVNGKEIGVVHRRWHLWRRVYDLYLGNKQFAVVENPGFWNWTFTLKDINGEVLAEIDRDWRGFGFEIFTDAGQYVIRFGTADSRSKTGPAKVIQELDVTRPLTLLERAVTVALAISLDNDYFSRHGGWGLPFIAVGE; encoded by the exons ATGGGGTTTCgttctttttccaaaatttgtAAAACTGTTGAGAAAATTTCTGCATTTTCGAGTAATGTAAATAGACAGCAAAAGGGTATTTGGAATTCTGCAAAAATTCGAGTCCTTGACAGGGGATGCTGGGAAGCAAGATTTTTGGAGCAGAAGGAGGGTTTTAGGGCAACTGGGTTCACTGATTCAACTGTGCAAGGAAATGTTTTAGGGAGATTTAAGGGAAATTCTGTGCAGTTAAAACGATTCTTTGGAAGCAGTGCAGGTAATGGTGGTCAGTTGGATAGAGATTTTCTTGCGCAGTTATGGATTGCTGATAGGAAATTGGAGAAGTCTagagataaaagaagaagaaaagttgttCAGAGTAAGAATTATGGTGAACAGGTTTATGATGCTGGGCCGCAAGGAAGATGGTTTTCAGGTTCTGCCGTCCCAGAAGAAAATTCTTATGAGCAGGGTAAACCAGTTCTGCGTCAACCTCCAGTTAGCCAGTCAATTACTGACCTTTTCAAACCTGCATGCCCGGAGGAG GTCCAGGTTGCTCCTCTTCTTGCACGGTCCAATTTGCTGATTACTAGGGACATTGAGTGGGCCAATCTTGTACTTGGTTTTGAGCAG gaGAACCGTTATGCAGTAGTAGATGTATGCTATCCTCAATCG CCAGTTGGTTTTATTCGTGAGCAGAGTAATGTCATTGCTAGACAG TTGCTTCGTCTGAGACGTCCTTTTGTTGCTTACATAACTGATGGAATGGGTAATGAACTTTTCAGG GTCCGTAGGCCTTTCTGGTGGATAACCAGTTCAATTTATGCTGAAGTTAATGGTAAG GAAATTGGTGTGGTTCACAGACGATGGCACCTTTGGAGGAGGGTGTATGATTTGTACCTAGG GAACAAGCAGTTTGCGGTGGTTGAAAATCCAGGCTTCTGGAATTGGACATTTACTTTGAAGGATATAAATGGGGAAGTACTGGCTGAGATAGATCGTGATTGGAGAGGTTTTGGTTTTGAG ATCTTTACGGATGCTGGTCAATATGTGATCCGATTTGGAACTGCTGATTCCAGGTCCAAGACTGGCCCCGCTAAAGTG ATTCAAGAGTTGGACGTTACTCGACCTTTAACCCTGTTGGAGAGAGCTGTAACTGTTGCTTTAGCTATATCTCTggataatgattatttttcaaggCATGGCGGCTG GGGACTTCCATTTATTGCCGTAGGTGAGTAA
- the LOC123196570 gene encoding altered inheritance rate of mitochondria protein 25-like isoform X2, whose product MGFRSFSKICKTVEKISAFSSNVNRQQKGIWNSAKIRVLDRGCWEARFLEQKEGFRATGFTDSTVQGNVLGRFKGNSVQLKRFFGSSAGNGGQLDRDFLAQLWIADRKLEKSRDKRRRKVVQSKNYGEQVYDAGPQGRWFSGSAVPEENSYEQGKPVLRQPPVSQSITDLFKPACPEEVQVAPLLARSNLLITRDIEWANLVLGFEQENRYAVVDVCYPQSPVGFIREQSNVIARQLLRLRRPFVAYITDGMGNELFRVRRPFWWITSSIYAEVNGKEIGVVHRRWHLWRRVYDLYLGNKQFAVVENPGFWNWTFTLKDINGEVLAEIDRDWRGFGFEIFTDAGQYVIRFGTADSRSKTGPAKVIQELDVTRPLTLLERAVTVALAISLDNDYFSRHGGW is encoded by the exons ATGGGGTTTCgttctttttccaaaatttgtAAAACTGTTGAGAAAATTTCTGCATTTTCGAGTAATGTAAATAGACAGCAAAAGGGTATTTGGAATTCTGCAAAAATTCGAGTCCTTGACAGGGGATGCTGGGAAGCAAGATTTTTGGAGCAGAAGGAGGGTTTTAGGGCAACTGGGTTCACTGATTCAACTGTGCAAGGAAATGTTTTAGGGAGATTTAAGGGAAATTCTGTGCAGTTAAAACGATTCTTTGGAAGCAGTGCAGGTAATGGTGGTCAGTTGGATAGAGATTTTCTTGCGCAGTTATGGATTGCTGATAGGAAATTGGAGAAGTCTagagataaaagaagaagaaaagttgttCAGAGTAAGAATTATGGTGAACAGGTTTATGATGCTGGGCCGCAAGGAAGATGGTTTTCAGGTTCTGCCGTCCCAGAAGAAAATTCTTATGAGCAGGGTAAACCAGTTCTGCGTCAACCTCCAGTTAGCCAGTCAATTACTGACCTTTTCAAACCTGCATGCCCGGAGGAG GTCCAGGTTGCTCCTCTTCTTGCACGGTCCAATTTGCTGATTACTAGGGACATTGAGTGGGCCAATCTTGTACTTGGTTTTGAGCAG gaGAACCGTTATGCAGTAGTAGATGTATGCTATCCTCAATCG CCAGTTGGTTTTATTCGTGAGCAGAGTAATGTCATTGCTAGACAG TTGCTTCGTCTGAGACGTCCTTTTGTTGCTTACATAACTGATGGAATGGGTAATGAACTTTTCAGG GTCCGTAGGCCTTTCTGGTGGATAACCAGTTCAATTTATGCTGAAGTTAATGGTAAG GAAATTGGTGTGGTTCACAGACGATGGCACCTTTGGAGGAGGGTGTATGATTTGTACCTAGG GAACAAGCAGTTTGCGGTGGTTGAAAATCCAGGCTTCTGGAATTGGACATTTACTTTGAAGGATATAAATGGGGAAGTACTGGCTGAGATAGATCGTGATTGGAGAGGTTTTGGTTTTGAG ATCTTTACGGATGCTGGTCAATATGTGATCCGATTTGGAACTGCTGATTCCAGGTCCAAGACTGGCCCCGCTAAAGTG ATTCAAGAGTTGGACGTTACTCGACCTTTAACCCTGTTGGAGAGAGCTGTAACTGTTGCTTTAGCTATATCTCTggataatgattatttttcaaggCATGGCGGCTGGTAA